The genomic segment ACCAGCTGCCGGTGACCGCCAGCCAGGCCCCGACCGGGCCGATGGCCTGGGCGAGTCCCAGGATGGCGTGCGGGTAGTTCGTGAACCGCTTTCCGTACGGGTAGACCACCATCGGTACGACGGCGACCGGCGCGAGCGCCAGGCACAGCGGGTTCAGCAGGGCCGCGGCGCCGAGGAAGACGACCACCGCGACCAGTGCCCCGGTCCAGGCGGACCGCACGGACACCGCGCCGGTCACCAGCTCACGGTTGGCGGTACGGGGGTTACGCGCGTCGATCTCCCGGTCGATGATCCGGTTGCAGGCCATCGCGAACGTCCGCAGCCCGACCATCGCGACCGTGATCAGCAGCAGTTTCACCCAGTGGACGCTCCCGTCCAGCCGGAACATCGCGGTGAGGGCGGCGATGTACGCGAAGGGCAGCGCGAACACGGAGTGCTCGATCATCACCAGCCGCAGGAACGCCTTGACCTTGCTCGTGGGCCGCGCGGGCCCCTGCCCTACGACGCCCTCGGCCGTGCTCACAGCCCGTACTCCTTCCACCGCTTGGTCACCCGTTCGCCGGTCGCCGGGTCGGACTCGACCATGGCGGGCCAGCCGCCGTCCCGGGTGTAGCCCTCCTCGGGCCACTTCCGGGTCGCGTCGATGCCGGCCTTGCCGCCCCAGAACTGCTGGTACGAGGCGTGGTCGAGATGGTCCACCGGGCCCTCGACCACGGTCAGGTCACGGGCGTAGTCGGTGTTGCCGAGCGCCCGCCACGCCACCTCGTGCAGATCGTGGACGTCACAGTCGGAGTCCACGACCACGATCAGCTTGGTCAGCGACATCATGTGCGCGCCCCAGACGGCGCTCATCACCTTCTGGGCGTGCTTCGGGTACTTCTTGTCGATCGAGACGATCGCGCAGTTGTGGAAGCCGCCCGACTCCGGCAGGTGGTAGTCGACGATGTCCGGCACGATGATCTTCAGCAGCGGCAGGAAGAACCGCTCGGTGGCCCGCCCCAGCGGGCCGTCCTCGGTCGGCGGGCGCCCCACCACGATCGACTGGAGCAGCGGCCGCCTGCGCATGGTGACGCAGTCGATGGTCAGCGCGGGGAACGGTTCCTGCGGGGTGTAGAAGCCGGTGTGATCGCCGAACGGGCCCTCGGGCAGCATCTCGCCGGGCTCCAGCCACCCCTCGATGACGACCTCGGCCTGCGCCGGGACCTGGAGCGGGACGGTCCGGCAGTCGACCATCTCGATCCGCTTGCCCTGGATGAACCCGGCGAAGAGGTATTCGTCGATGTCCCCGGGCAGCGGCGCGGTGGAGGCGTACGTCACGGCGGGCGGCGCCCCGAACGCGATGGCGACGGGCAGCCGTTCACCGCGCCTGGCGGCGACCTGGTAGTGGTTGCGGCTGTCCTTGTGGATCTGCCAGTGCATCCCGATGGTGCGCCGGTCGTGGCGCTGGAGCCGGTACAGCCCCAGGTTCCGCACGCCGGTCTCCGGGTGCTTGGTGTGCGTGAGCCCCAGGTTGAAGAAGGAGCCGCCGTCCTCGGGCCAGGTGAACAGCGCGGGCAGCCGGTCGAGGTCCACGTCGTCACCGGTGAGGACCACCTCCTGCACCGGCGCGCTCCCCGCCTTCACCTTCCTCGGCGGTACGTGGGCCATGGCGCCGAGCTTTCCGAACGCCTCGCGCACTCCGACGAAACCGTGCGGCAGCTCGGGCTTGAGCAGCCCGCCGATCTTGGCGCTGATGTCGTCGTACGACTTCAGTCCGAGCGCCTTGAGGAGGCGCCGGTCGGTCCCGAAGACGTTCATGGCCAGGGGCATCGAGGACCCCTTGACGTTCTCGAAGAGCAGCGCGGGGCCGCCCGCCTTGTTCACCCGGTCGACGATCTCGCCGACCTCCAGATACGGGTCGACCTCGGCCTTGATGCGCTTGAGCTCGCCCTCGCGCTCCAGGGCCCGGAGCAGGGAGCGAAGATCGTCGTAAGCCATGCCGTCCAGTTTGTCATCACGCCCGCCGATCACCGGGAGTGCCCCACCCCGTGCCCGCCCCGGCCGGTCCGGCGGCTCCCGCCCGCTCGCCGCTGCCGGACACCCGCAGCGGATACGCTGGCCGTGTCACCAGGGGCGACGATCCGCCCCGCCGCCGCTCACAGGGGGGATGTCATCATGCTCCGGGTCCTGCTCTTCGTCCTGCCTGTCGCGCTGATGATCTACGCGTTCATCGACTGCCTCAACACCCCCGAGAAGGAGGTCAAGCACCTCCCGAA from the Streptomyces sp. AM 4-1-1 genome contains:
- the mqnP gene encoding menaquinone biosynthesis prenyltransferase MqnP; this encodes MSTAEGVVGQGPARPTSKVKAFLRLVMIEHSVFALPFAYIAALTAMFRLDGSVHWVKLLLITVAMVGLRTFAMACNRIIDREIDARNPRTANRELVTGAVSVRSAWTGALVAVVVFLGAAALLNPLCLALAPVAVVPMVVYPYGKRFTNYPHAILGLAQAIGPVGAWLAVTGSWSWDAVILGVAVGVWIGGFDLIFGCQDVQADRAHGVLSVPARFGIPAALWGARVCHAVTTGLFVWYAVATDAGLFFWIGLVIVAVAFVYEHRVVRPHDLSRLNRAFFSVNGFIGIALFACALLDLLVRGLTV
- a CDS encoding menaquinone biosynthesis decarboxylase, with protein sequence MAYDDLRSLLRALEREGELKRIKAEVDPYLEVGEIVDRVNKAGGPALLFENVKGSSMPLAMNVFGTDRRLLKALGLKSYDDISAKIGGLLKPELPHGFVGVREAFGKLGAMAHVPPRKVKAGSAPVQEVVLTGDDVDLDRLPALFTWPEDGGSFFNLGLTHTKHPETGVRNLGLYRLQRHDRRTIGMHWQIHKDSRNHYQVAARRGERLPVAIAFGAPPAVTYASTAPLPGDIDEYLFAGFIQGKRIEMVDCRTVPLQVPAQAEVVIEGWLEPGEMLPEGPFGDHTGFYTPQEPFPALTIDCVTMRRRPLLQSIVVGRPPTEDGPLGRATERFFLPLLKIIVPDIVDYHLPESGGFHNCAIVSIDKKYPKHAQKVMSAVWGAHMMSLTKLIVVVDSDCDVHDLHEVAWRALGNTDYARDLTVVEGPVDHLDHASYQQFWGGKAGIDATRKWPEEGYTRDGGWPAMVESDPATGERVTKRWKEYGL